The Puntigrus tetrazona isolate hp1 chromosome 3, ASM1883169v1, whole genome shotgun sequence genome contains a region encoding:
- the plcd3a gene encoding 1-phosphatidylinositol 4,5-bisphosphate phosphodiesterase delta-3-A: MLGRKKKPETVQTEPKAYESKTHDPLRRLGVLDDEDVRLMLQGSKMMKVRSQRWRKDRSLRLLEDCVTVWCESSKTSRKGKRQQTFCVTEVECVREGCQSECLRRMAGLVPETHCFTVVFRGARKSLDLCCSTQDEAEGWVRGLRILKDRVSNMSQKEKLDHWIRGYLRRADQNQDGKMSYDEVKHLLQLINIDLNEQYARTLFKKCDRSCDGRLDHVEIEEFCRELMRRPELDAVFRHYSGNGCVLTTLELRDFLGDQGEDASLAHAKTLIHTYELNDWARKNLFMTQNGFTMYMLSKENDVFNPDHAHVYQDMSRPLAHYYISSSHNTYLTKDQVTSASSTEPYIRALHQGCRCVELDCWDGDKGEPMIFHGHTLTSKVLFKEVIETIAQYAFKTSPYPLILSLENHCSVEQQAVMAQHLRSILGKKLLRKPLNDLPLKDLPSPEELMGRILLKGKKLGGLLGKIDSWTSFSYSSDEESTAGGGGNKKESKKDPGRSVSTKLSPELSDLVVYCQSVPFSGFETASQRPPGMMSSFSENEALKLIKDSGKLFVRHNSRQLSRVYPSGQRLQSSNYDPQDMWNGGCQMVALNFQTPGEQMDLNQGRFLPNGRCGYVLKPDFLCHPKSNFDPENTGGGPGHIPTQLTVRVISAQQLPKINADNPNSIVDPQVWVEIHGVSIDKARAKTQRIDNNGFNPRWDCTVSFQLQVPELALVRFMVEDHDYKSKNDFIGQFTLPFTSLRTGYRHVHLLKADGSSLSPATLFIHIKVVRRGVPIKTVSERLGKA, from the exons ATGCTTGGGAGGAAGAAGAAACCAGAAACTGTTCAGACTGAACCCAAAGCGTACGAGTCGAAGACCCACGATCCGCTTCGGAGGCTTG GTGTGCTGGACGATGAAGATGTGCGGCTGATGCTGCAGGGGTCGAAGATGATGAAGGTTCGATCTCAGCGTTGGAGGAAGGACAGGAGCCTGAGGCTTCTGGAGGACTGTGTGACGGTGTGGTGCGAGTCCAGCAAAACCTCCCGCAAAGGCAAAAGACAGCAAACCT TCTGCGTGACGGAGGTGGAGTGTGTGCGGGAGGGCTGCCAGTCGGAGTGTCTGCGACGAATGGCTGGTCTGGTCCCAGAGACACACTGCTTCACTGTGGTCTTTCGCGGAGCAAGGAAGAGCCTGGATCTGTGCTGCTCCACACAGGACGAAGCGGAGGGCTGGGTTCGAGGCCTCCGCATTCTCAAAGACCGCGTCTCCAACATGAGCCAGAAAGAAAAGCTGGACCA TTGGATTCGAGGCTATCTGAGACGTGCGGATCAGAACCAGGATGGGAAGATGAGCTACGACGAGGTGAAACATCTGCTACAGCTGATCAACATTGACCTGAACGAACAGTATGCACGCACACTCTTTAAG AAGTGTGATCGCTCGTGTGATGGGCGACTGGATCACGTGGAGATCGAGGAGTTCTGCCGTGAGCTGATGCGCAGGCCGGAGCTGGACGCTGTGTTCAGGCATTATTCTGGTAACGGGTGTGTGCTCACCACCTTGGAGCTGAGGGATTTTCTCGGGGACCAGGGTGAAGACGCATCACTGGCCCATGCGAAGACTCTCATCCACACCTATGAGCTCAACGACTGGG CCCGGAAGAATTTGTTCATGACCCAGAACGGTTTCACCATGTACATGCTCTCGAAAGAGAACGATGTGTTTAACCCGGATCATGCCCACGTGTATCAGGACATGAGCAGACCCCTGGCGCACTACTACATCTCTTCTTCTCATAATACGTACCTCACCAAAGACCAGGTGACCAGCGCCAGCAGCACAGAGCCTTACATCAG agcTCTGCATCAGGGCTGTCGCTGTGTTGAGCTAGACTGCTGGGACGGTGATAAAGGAGAGCCTATGATCTTCCACGGACACACACTCACCTccaaagtgctttttaaagaagTCATTGAGACCATCGCTCAGTACGCCTTCAAG ACATCTCCGTATCCTCTGATCTTGTCCCTGGAGAATCACTGCTCAGTGGAGCAGCAGGCAGTCATGGCCCAGCACCTTCGCTCTATCCTGGGAAAGAAGCTCCTGAGAAAGCCGCTCAATGACCTGCCCCTCAAAGACCTGCCCTCACCTGAG GAGCTGATGGGGCGGATCCTGCTGAAGGGGAAGAAGTTAGGTGGTCTCCTGGGGAAGATTGACAGCTGGACTAGCTTCTCATACAGCTCAGATGAAGAGTCTACTGCTGGAGGGGGCGGCAACAAAAAGGAATCCAAAAAGGATCCTGGGAGG TCTGTGAGCACTAAACTGAGTCCAGAGCTGTCAGATCTGGTGGTGTATTGTCAGAGCGTGCCCTTCAGTGGTTTTGAGACAGCCAGCCAGAGACCTCCTGGCATGATGTCTTCTTTCTCTGAGAATGAGGCGCTCAAACTCATCAAAGACTCAG GGAAGCTGTTTGTTCGACACAACAGTCGGCAGCTGAGCAGGGTTTACCCCTCAGGCCAGAGGTTACAGTCCTCCAACTACGACCCCCAGGACATGTGGAACGGAGGCTGCCAGATGG TGGCTCTGAACTTCCAGACCCCAGGAGAGCAGATGGACCTGAATCAGGGCCGCTTTCTGCCCAACGGCCGCTGCGGATACGTGCTCAAACCTGACTTCCTGTGTCACCCAAAGTCCAACTTTGACCCCGAGAACACGGGAGGAGGGCCAGGACATATACCCACACAGCTAACAGTACGG GTGATCTCGGCCCAGCAACTTCCTAAAATAAACGCAGACAATCCCAACTCCATTGTGGACCCACAGGTCTGGGTGGAGATCCATGGAGTTTCCATCGATAAGGCTCGCGCAAAAACACAGCGTATTGACAACAATG GCTTCAACCCTCGCTGGGACTGTACTGTGAGCTTTCAGCTGCAGGTGCCTGAGCTGGCCTTGGTGCGTTTTATGGTGGAAGATCACGACTACAAAtccaaaaatgatttcattggCCAGTTCACTCTCCCATTCACCAGCTTACGaacag GTTATCGTCACGTTCACCTGCTGAAAGCTGACGGCTCCAGTCTGTCTCCTGCCACCCTCTTCATCCATATCAAGGTGGTTCGGCGAGGAGTTCCTATTAAAACAGTTTCTGAGCGGCTTGGCAAGGCCTGA
- the LOC122341310 gene encoding C-type lectin domain family 4 member C — translation AFAEKWVQDRDRFYVFSSDKKDWNSSRRRCQDLGGDLVIINNKEEQNYLAKKIHAIGRDALYWIGLTDSRTEGVWLWVDNTKDHLEFWALPPDDHKSADNPLGEDCVVLNGRTFEAKWGDVFCLRQERSICEIPCSD, via the exons GCTTTCGCAGAGAAGTGGGTCCAGGACAGAGACAGATTCTATGTTTTCTCCAGCGATAAAAAGGACTGGAACAGCAGCAGACGACGCTGTCAGGATCTGGGTGGAGATCTGGTCATCATCAACAACAAAGAGGAGCAG AACTATCTTGCAAAGAAGATACACGCTATTGGCAGAGACGCGTTATATTGGATTGGTCTGACTGATAGCCGCACAGAAGGTGTATGGCTGTGGGTGGACAACACCAAGGATCATCTTGA GTTTTGGGCGCTGCCTCCTGATGATCACAAATCAGCTGACAATCCTCTGGGGGAGGACTGTGTTGTACTGAATGGACGAACGTTTGAGGCCAAGTGGGGAGATGTTTTTTGCTTGAGGCAGGAGAGAAGCATTTGTGAGATTCCCTGTTCTGACTAA
- the LOC122341947 gene encoding killer cell lectin-like receptor subfamily G member 1, whose product MAKHNMSDHIYGNFNFMKKDSFGIKKSAREKRCRPVCAKALLLLFILSLLVNGWLVYLCATKYNMLLHCEPVTNCSNSDDEQVIPGCTYDEDWSSLNYCPDLPEHWYKGNSRFYVFTNNNKTWSSSREYCKSLGGDLAFINSTEEKEFLAQRLCVTGESDLYWAGNEDTNWTNLDSKQHNCAALKGSTQETISCSREERSICEIPCLQ is encoded by the exons ATGGCCAAACATAACATGTCTGACCATATTTATGGAAACTTCAACTTCATGAAAAAGGACTCATTTGGAA TAAAGAAATCTGCCAGAGAGAAGCGGTGTAGACCTGTCTGTGCCAAGGCTCTCCTTCTTCTTTTCATCCTGTCTCTGCTGGTTAATGGATGGCTGGTATACTTGT GTGCCACTAAATACAATATGCTGTTGCATTGTGAGCCAGTAACAAACTGCTCGAATTCTG ATGATGAACAAGTTATTCCAGGCTGCACTTATGATGAGGACTGGAGCTCATTAAACTACTGCCCGG ATCTGCCAGAGCATTGGTATAAGGGCAACAGCAGATTTTACGTTTTcacaaataacaacaaaaccTGGAGCTCCAGCAGAGAGTACTGCAAGAGTCTGGGAGGAGACCTGGCCTTTATCAACAGCACAGAGGAGAAG GAGTTTCTTGCTCAGAGACTGTGTGTTACTGGAGAATCTGACCTCTACTGGGCGGGGAACGAGGACACAAACTGGACAAATCTGGACTCCAAACAACATAACTGTGCTGCGCTTAAAGGAAGCACGCAAGAAACCATCTCTTGCTcgagagaggagaggagcatTTGTGAGATCCCATGCCTTCAATAG
- the nmt1a gene encoding glycylpeptide N-tetradecanoyltransferase 1, translating into MADENETAPQPEKETEVEVDHGHCSNCENEEHHSDDGEKGDTGAKKKKKKQKKKNKDKSGGQDVAQDPLAKVNSLPADKLQEIQKAIELFSVGQGPAKTMEEATRRSYQFWDTQPVPKLGETVTSHGCIEADKDNIREEPYSLPQGFTWDTLDLGNPGVLKELYTLLNENYVEDDDNMFRFDYSPEFLLWALRPPGWLPQWHCGVRVNSNHKLVGFISAIPANIRIYEIEKKMVEINFLCVHKKLRSKRVAPVLIREITRRVNLEGIFQAVYTAGVVLPKPVGTCRYWHRSLNPRKLIEVKFSHLSRNMTMQRTMKLYRLPEAPKTSGLRPMTVKDVPAVHRLLKEYLSQFNLVPVMSPEEVQHWLLPQENIIDTFIVQNSDGKVTDILSFYTLPSTIMNHPVHRSLKAAYSFYNVHTTTTLLDLMGDALILAKSKGFDVFNALDLMENKTFLEKLKFGIGDGNLQYYLYNWKCPSMGSEKVGLVLQ; encoded by the exons ATGGCGGATGAGAATGAGACAGCACCGCAGCCGGAGAAAGAAACTGAGGTAGAAGTGGATCACGGACACTGCAGCAATTGTGAAAATGAAGAGCATCACTCCGATGATGG GGAGAAGGGAGACACGGGTgccaagaagaagaaaaagaaacagaagaaaaagaacaaagacaAGTCTGGAGGACAAGATGTAGCACAGGACCCGTTGGCCAAA GTAAACTCCCTTCCTGCAGATAAGTTACAGGAGATCCAGAAGGCCATTGAGCTGTTTTCGGTCGGACAGGGTCCGGCTAAAACCATGGAGGAGGCCACACGTCGCAGCTATCAGTTCTGGGACACTCAGCCTGTTCCTAAACTTg GAGAGACTGTGACGTCACACGGCTGCATTGAGGCAGATAAGGACAACATACGAGAGGAGCCCTACAGCCTTCCTCAGGGCTTCACCTGGGACACTCTCGACCTGGGAAACCCTGGAGTG CTGAAAGAGCTGTACACTCTCCTGAATGAGAACTATGTGGAGGATGATGACAACATGTTTCGTTTTGATTACTCCCCTGAATTTCTGCTCTG GGCTCTGCGTCCTCCAGGCTGGTTGCCTCAGTGGCACTGTGGAGTGAGAGTGAACTCTAATCATAAGCTAGTTGGTTTCATCAGTGCCATTCCAGCCAACATCCGCATCTATGAAAT agagaagaagatGGTGGAGATTAACTTCCTGTGTGTTCATAAGAAACTTCGCTCGAAACGAGTGGCTCCGGTACTCATCAGGGAGATCACCAGACGGGTCAACCTGGAGGGAATCTTTCAGGCCGTGTACACTGCAGGTGTGGTGCTGCCCAAACCAGTGGGCACCTGCag ATACTGGCATCGGTCCTTGAACCCACGGAAGCTGATTGAGGTGAAGTTCTCTCACCTGAGTCGAAACATGACTATGCAACGAACCATGAAGCTCTACCGCCTGCCAGAG GCTCCTAAGACTTCAGGCCTCAGGCCGATGACTGTAAAGGATGTGCCAGCAGTTCACCGTCTGCTGAAGGAATACCTGAGCCAGTTTAACCTGGTTCCTGTCATGAGCCCCGAGGAGGTCCAACACTGGCTGCTTCCTCAGGAGAACATCATTGACACCTTTATAGTGCAG AATTCAGACGGGAAGGTGACTGACATCCTGAGTTTCTACACTCTGCCGTCCACCATCATGAACCATCCTGTGCATCGCAGTCTGAAGGCTGCGTATTCCTTCTATAATGTACACACCACCACCACCTTGCTAGACCTGATGGGAGACGCTCTCATCCTCGCCAAGTCG AAAGGATTTGATGTCTTTAATGCACTGGACCTAATGGAGAACAAGACATTTTTGGAGAAGCTCAAGTTTGGCATTGGGGATGGAAACCTGCAGTATTACCTCTACAATTGGAAATGTCCCAGCATGGGGTCAGAAAAG gtgggTTTGGTTCTACAGTGA